The Moorena producens PAL-8-15-08-1 genomic interval TACTGATGAGCCTCCACTCCATCTCCCCATCTCCCTATCCATCTTATTTATCATGGGTATTCAACCGGACTTAATATCACCCCCTGAGGTTTCGATCAGATCAAACAAAGTATCATCAAGTTCATAGCCGAGTAACTGAGCCATCGACTTGAGGCGGGATGGGCTCTGTATACCCCACTGCTTTAACCATTGAGTAAGTACAAATATCTTCTGCATCACAAAAATTTCTAAGGCTTCAGAGTTGTACTGGATGCCTTCTGTACGATTAAATTGGTGGGGCACTAGCATAGCAGTATAGCGGACGAATTCCCCAGATTTCCAATCTAGTAAAAAAGGTAACCAGGGATAGGTAGCATCCAAGCGCACAAACCATAACCGCACCTCTGGGATCTCTGAGAATTCCCGAGGATCCTCAGGATCGCCATCAAAATCAATCTTAAAGCCTAGCTGCTGCTCATAGTTTGCGATCGCACCGTCTTGCAGCCACGTTTCAATCACTGTCTGAGCTGGAGACAAGTCTAAGGTTTGGAAATGGTTAGTATTTAAGGAAATGATTGTAGTCACGCAATAGTTCCAATATCAATAAAATCAGTCAAGTCTTACACTATTTTCTCCTGCTAGGCATTTCCGTGCTCAAACACCTAGATGTTGCAGATATTTTGAGCAACTACTACAATAGAGTCAGCAGGTTTTACTGGGAAGTTGGTGACTGCCAATAGTGTTTTTTGATCTATGCTCATGTATATAAGGGAACTAATCGGATTTGCGGCAGTAGACTGGGAAAATACCCAGAAACTTCAAGCGAGATTCGACGGTGCCCACCTGGTTAGCCAGGTCATAAACTGAGGTAAGACGGCTTCTTGGTGAACCTGTAGGATCAGACAATCATCGTCTGAAGGATGTGTGACTAGTGATCGGCAACTAGTGATCGGCAACTGGTAAGTAATAACCTAAATACAGGAATTGGCTGAAAAAGTTAGTG includes:
- a CDS encoding CRR6 family NdhI maturation factor, whose translation is MTTIISLNTNHFQTLDLSPAQTVIETWLQDGAIANYEQQLGFKIDFDGDPEDPREFSEIPEVRLWFVRLDATYPWLPFLLDWKSGEFVRYTAMLVPHQFNRTEGIQYNSEALEIFVMQKIFVLTQWLKQWGIQSPSRLKSMAQLLGYELDDTLFDLIETSGGDIKSG